Proteins encoded by one window of Nicotiana tabacum cultivar K326 chromosome 10, ASM71507v2, whole genome shotgun sequence:
- the LOC107825529 gene encoding transmembrane emp24 domain-containing protein p24delta3-like — MMGDSGNVRQLMYFAVLLMVVCLLQKKGEAIWLSLPATGTKCVSEELHNNVVVLADYVVISDDHVHPTPTISARVTSPYGNTLHHKENITHSQFAFTTTEAGNYLACFWADNPGGGSLSVNIDWKTGIAAKDWESVARKEKIEGIELELRKLEGAVEAIHENLIYLKNRESEMRAVSETTNARVAWFSIMSLGVCIVASVLQILYLKQYFQKKKLI; from the exons ATGATGGGGGACAGTGGCAACGTGCGACAATTGATGTATTTTGCGGTGTTGTTGATGGTTGTGTGTTTATTGCAGAAGAAGGGGGAAGCAATATGGTTGAGTCTGCCGGCGACTGGTACAAAGTGCGTTTCCGAAGAACTCCACAACAACGTTGTCGTTTTGGCGGATTACGTTGTCATCTCCGACGATCATGTGCACCCCACCCCCACCATTTCCGCTAGG GTCACCTCGCCATATGGGAACACCCTTCATCACAAGGAGAACATAACACATAGTCAGTTTGCCTTCACAACTACTGAGGCTGGCAACTACTTAGCATGTTTTTGGGCTGATAATCCAGGAGGTGGGAGTCTGAGTGTTAACATTGACTGGAAAACTGGAATTGCTGCCAAGGATTGGGAATCAGTTGCCAGAAAAGAGAAGATAGAG GGTATTGAACTCGAGCTGCGAAAGCTTGAAGGAGCTGTGGAGGCCATTCACGAAAATTTGATTTACTTGAAGAACAG GGAATCAGAGATGCGGGCAGTGAGTGAAACGACTAATGCACGGGTTGCTTGGTTCAGTATCATGTCTTTGGGAGTCTGCATTGTAGCATCAGTGCTgcaaatattatatttgaagCAATATTTCCAAAAGAAGAAGCTAATCTAG
- the LOC107825523 gene encoding putative E3 ubiquitin-protein ligase RHC1A, with protein sequence MSLIPRPRPQVVVNGVQRMRTFHYYWCRQCQRSIRTTSVNPSEILCPRCFGQIHYGLDVSRRRLVLSDVTRLQPSPNSRLLDALALILDPSIRLQNLDHGNENYQLRQHARTILQFIGPDENILSLQASNTSLESSNENGVEELIRNDRPGPSSANDALPKVVLTDGYLANDTVCPVCKDEFEVGSEVRELPCKHFYHSECIFPWLENHNTCPVCRYQLQGFTNNYDVQQRNYINSRDNLDDEEEEEDMRNPLVWGLARLMSLWPVNLLSSWIQRYFNYPLDNTTTDFLGGEIWVQPLSFFLS encoded by the coding sequence ATGTCCTTGATCCCTCGTCCTCGACCTCAAGTTGTTGTCAATGGAGTCCAGAGAATGAGAACTTTCCATTATTATTGGTGTCGTCAATGCCAAAGATCAATCAGGACAACTTCAGTCAATCCATCTGAAATATTATGTCCTCGTTGTTTTGGCCAAATTCACTATGGTCTTGATGTTTCAAGGCGTAGGCTAGTCCTTTCGGATGTCACCAGGCTACAACCATCTCCAAATTCGCGTCTTCTTGATGCCTTGGCTCTAATTCTTGATCCGTCAATTAGGCTACAAAATCTTGATCATGGTAACGAAAATTATCAGCTTAGACAACATGCTCGAACCATTCTCCAATTTATAGGCCCTGATGAAAATATACTTTCTTTACAAGCAAGTAATACTTCCCTGGAATCGTCAAACGAAAATGGGGTGGAAGAGTTGATTCGAAATGATAGGCCAGGGCCATCTTCAGCAAATGATGCATTGCCAAAAGTTGTACTAACAGATGGATATTTGGCTAATGACACTGTTTGTCCTGTTTGTAAGGATGAGTTTGAAGTTGGGAGTGAAGTTAGGGAGCTGCCCTGCAAACATTTTTATCATTCTGAATGCATTTTTCCATGGCTGGAAAACCATAATACTTGTCCGGTTTGTCGATATCAGCTGCAAGGATTCACTAATAACTATGATGTTCAACAAAGAAATTACATCAATAGTAGAGATAATttagatgatgaagaagaggaagaagacatGAGGAACCCTTTAGTATGGGGTTTGGCTAGGCTTATGTCTTTGTGGCCTGTCAATTTGCTATCTAGTTGGATACAAAGATACTTCAATTACCCTCTTGATAATACTACCACTGATTTTCTTGGAGGTGAGATTTGGGTTCAacccctttctttctttctttcttag